The following coding sequences lie in one Aspergillus puulaauensis MK2 DNA, chromosome 3, nearly complete sequence genomic window:
- the prs2 gene encoding proteasome core particle subunit alpha 1 (BUSCO:EOG092645QN;~COG:O;~EggNog:ENOG410PH7X;~InterPro:IPR029055,IPR001353,IPR034642,IPR023332, IPR000426;~MEROPS:MER0000557;~PFAM:PF00227,PF10584;~go_component: GO:0005839 - proteasome core complex [Evidence IEA];~go_component: GO:0019773 - proteasome core complex, alpha-subunit complex [Evidence IEA];~go_process: GO:0006511 - ubiquitin-dependent protein catabolic process [Evidence IEA];~go_process: GO:0051603 - proteolysis involved in cellular protein catabolic process [Evidence IEA]) produces MSGYDRHITIFSDQGRLYQVEYAFKAITAANITSIGLRGKNCAVVLSQKKVADKLIDPSSVTHIFRLSPSVGCVMTGSIADARAYVDRARGEAAEFRYKYGYEMPCDVLAKRLANINQVYTQRAYMRPLGVAITLVSVDSENGPQLYKCDPAGYFAGYKATSAGPKQQEALNHMEKKLKNKDYAEGNWDEVVELGITALSNVLSVDFKKHELEIGIVGGPRTDGKEGTDPNFRALTEEEIDERLQAISEKD; encoded by the exons ATGTCTG GTTACGACAGACACATTACGATTTTCTCGGACCAGGGCCGTCTCTATCAAGTTG AATATGCCTTCAAAGCTATCACCGCCGCAAATATCACCTCGATAGGTCTAAGGGGGAAGAACTGTGCCGTGGTTTTGTCCCAGAAGAAAGTTGCC GACAAACTGATCGACCCCTCGTCTGTCACGCATATCTTCAGACTTTCTCCTTCAGTTGGCTGTGTTATGACCGGCTCTATTGCCGATGCTAGAGCCTACGTCGACCGTGCCCGTGGTGAGGCTGCGGAGTTCCGATACAAATACGGTTACGAAATGCCATGCGATGTTCTTGCCAAACGTTtagccaacatcaaccagGTGTACACACAAAGA GCTTATATGCGCCCACTCGGCGTTGCAATTACCTTGGTCTCTGTCGACTCGGAGAATGGCCCGCAACTCTACAAATGTGACCCTGCCGGTTACTTCGCTGGGTACAAGGCCACTTCTGCTGGTCCTAAACAGCAGGAGGCTCTCAACCacatggagaagaagctgaagaacaaggatTACGCCGAAGGTAACTGGGATGAGGTTGTCGAGCTGGGGATCACTGCCTTGAGCAACGTGCTGAGCGTGGATTTTAAGAAGCACGAATTAGAGATTGGCATCGTCGGTGGCCCTCGAACAGACGGCAAGGAGGGCACAGATCCCAACTTCCGGGCACtgactgaggaggagattgatgaacGGCTGCAGGCTATCAGCGAAAAGGATTAA
- a CDS encoding WKF domain-containing protein (BUSCO:EOG092644DY;~COG:S;~EggNog:ENOG410PTB2;~InterPro:IPR019327;~PFAM:PF10180) gives MAEEKKLRSKRSSSKSKRTRDVETDADADVNMKDIDTKQEGSSKESATENGKSSGDKKQRRSKKRRLGEDEQEQDGESTPVNGEVNEGEEERKKKKKKRVSFSAEAKVKSPSPSPMEEDKEAEADDENADASKKEKKKKKKEKSKKNAEGSTNNDSTSSGSKDGESSVLAYLDQYHNDRPAWKFQKIREIQLFKHILSLKHVPAAYEAALLSYLQGLRGDAAKQRLREIAQAAVKTDVEETKETNVDNVEKSSDDPAPSPTVNYRKAIYALRTKLTEGELTEDLGDSFEQLDAEMLERFRKRRRAEIVLFAIDGRVFTMSNLKAPPQKGTNAQSQSANKKKKNRTAFVDISSSSESDGEDDEKAQNNSKKERPVQSQPAKKKKKSRTAVVEISSSSESESSSSSDSSSDSDSDNSSSSSS, from the coding sequence AtggcagaagagaaaaaattGCGGTCGAAGCGGTCcagctccaagtccaagcgCACCAGGGACGTCGAGACTGATGCTGATGCCGATGTCAACATGAAAGATATAGATACGAAGCAAGAAGGGAGTAGCAAGGAAAGCGCTACTGAGAATGGCAAATCCAGTGGTGACAAGAAACAGCGCCGGAGCAAGAAACGGAGActcggcgaagatgagcaggagcaggatgGAGAATCTACGCCTGTGAATGGGGAGGTAAatgagggagaggaggagcgtaagaaaaagaagaagaagagggtttCTTTTTCAGCGGAGGCGAAGGTGaagtctccgtctccgtcaccaatggaggaggataaggaagcagaggccgaCGATGAGAATGCGGATGCGagcaagaaggagaagaagaagaaaaagaaggaaaagagcaaaaagaaTGCAGAAGGCTCTACGAATAATGACTCGACGAGTTCGGGATCAAAAGATGGCGAATCGTCTGTCCTTGCTTATCTTGATCAATACCATAACGACCGGCCAGCGTGGAAATTCCAAAAAATCCGCGAGATACAACTTTTCAAGCATATTCTGTCCCTAAAGCATGTTCCCGCTGCATATGAGGCAGCTCTCCTTTCCTACCTGCAGGGATTGAGAGGTGACGCGGCTAAGCAACGATTACGCGAGATAGCCCAAGCTGCTGTGAAGACGGATGTCGAGGAGACAAAGGAGACCAATGTTGACAATGTTGAAAAGTCGTCTGATGACCCGGCGCCATCGCCCACGGTAAATTATAGGAAAGCCATCTACGCTTTGCGAACAAAGTTGACTGAGGGCGAATTGACCGAGGATCTGGGTGATTCTTTTGAGCAGCTGGATGCAGAGATGCTCGAAAGGTTCCGAAAGAGGCGACGTGCAGAGATTGTACTATTTGCCATTGACGGAAGGGTCTTCACCATGTCAAACCTGAAggcgccgccgcagaaggGCACGAACGCCCAGAGCCAGTCCGcgaacaaaaagaagaagaaccgAACTGCTTTTGTGGATAtctcgagcagcagcgagagcgacggcgaggacgacgaaaAAGCACAAAACAATTCGAAGAAGGAACGGCCAGTCCAAAGCCAACCTGctaaaaagaagaagaagagtcGAACCGCCGTCGTGGAGATTTCAAGCAGCAGCGAGAGTGagagctcctcttcctccgattcaagcagcgacagcgatTCGGACaactcatcgtcatcttcatcataa
- the SPC98 gene encoding tubulin gamma complex associated family protein (COG:Z;~EggNog:ENOG410PIAW;~InterPro:IPR007259,IPR041470,IPR042241,IPR040457;~PFAM:PF04130,PF17681;~go_component: GO:0000922 - spindle pole [Evidence IEA];~go_component: GO:0005815 - microtubule organizing center [Evidence IEA];~go_function: GO:0043015 - gamma-tubulin binding [Evidence IEA];~go_process: GO:0000226 - microtubule cytoskeleton organization [Evidence IEA];~go_process: GO:0007020 - microtubule nucleation [Evidence IEA]), with protein MSTRHPARPRRIDDALSQLIESLTPPLPLSAIGDEYSDDADDALAAAEEHRHNAFLEHAWRTVDAHAGSADNPASPSGGIGRRGSLTGAENINNASDLIKRKLLRENASPDKAVRFSNLYSRLLTQPVLSQKWGILYLLYRLSSADGPEDMLGEDERPRSPLMDHAKLQRMLIKDHRAGGGAVASSDDEGPAISSSASQMAARLERKSSMRRADLEREKEKERDAEHGSGPERLRMSRQHEPTTKDSRAEEQFNDSERDQGAPRPLEFGLLRDLPFNLQGLSSTDLQFMSASTLKLPPTLPLPMVSILNTLAEPCLLYRGLSAFVEGSGGGLVSQSLRAALSNELRSYLGLVATLEGEIRRALAAPEESGASKSGVTLKRCVVWTRDATMALRLMSLIVEEAQSKKGGQLISLIHGFSTSHGDPFVCNFAEKLLAHVTRPFYDMLRLWIYDGELSDPYQEFFVVEPESRPSTDPRRIATSVWEDKYKLEDDMVPSIITQDFAKKVFLIGKSLNFIRYGCGDSGWVEAYSKEASKELRYGDTASLETSIDEAYKTTMARLIHLMDDKFKLFDHLHALKKYLLLGQGDFIALLMESLASNLDRPANSQYRHTLTAQLEHAIRASNAQYDSQDVLRRLDARMLELSHGEIGWDCFTLEYKIDAPVDVVITPWGSTQYLKVFNFLWRVKRVEFSLGSTWRRCMTGARGVLGSVDDKVGADWKRARCVIAEMIHFICQLQYYILFEVIESSWDQLQASISKPGCTLDDLIEAHTKYLNSITHKGLLGSSSSSKASSTGKPEEGFLAQLHHILKIMLAYKDAVDGLYSFSVAEFTRRQELSAKIETRTAQGQWGVSERDLLSSRHSQAHRVASASSSFSYTPNLGTATDEVATPSSLANHDLSTDDHMLPSLRTRLRDLSVEFRSRLNVLLGDLAYQPDVDMRFLGVVMNFNEVYEPVRRRRGTGASARDKERARRKAPPSGVASEAQSQQRDAKRERKDASG; from the exons ATGTCGACCCGGCACCCTGCGCGTCCTCGTCGCATCGATGACGCCCTTTCGCAACTGATCGAGTCTCTCACTCCCCCACTGCCTCTATCCGCCATTGGCGACGAATACTCAGATGACGCCGACGACGCTCTTGCTGCGGCCGAGGAACATCGCCATAATGCATTCCTGGAACATGCATGGCGTACTGTAGACGCGCACGCCGGCTCGGCGGACAACCCAGCGTCGCCATCCGGAGGGATTGGCCGCCGAGGGAGTTTAACAGGAGCGGAAAATATCAATAACGCGTCGGATCTGATAAAGCGGAAATTACTACGCGAGAATGCCAGTCCGGACAAGGCCGTCCGGTTCTCGAATCTGTACTCGCGGCTCTTGACTCAGCCGGTGCTGTCGCAGAAATGGGggatattatatttactcTACCGGCTATCGAGCGCGGATGGCCCTGAGGATATGTTGGGTGAAGATGAAAGGCCACGCAGCCCACTGATGGATCATGCCAAGTTACAAAGGATGTTGATAAAAGACCATAGGGCCGGTGGTGGAGCGGTAGCAAGTTCGGACGATGAGGGTCCAGCTATTAGCTCGTCGGCGTCCCAGATGGCAGCTCGTCTCGAGCGAAAGTCGTCAATGAGGCGAGCTGAtttggaaagggaaaaagaaaaggaacgGGATGCGGAACATGGATCGGGACCGGAGCGATTACGTATGAGCCGCCAACATGAGCCCACGACAAAAGATTCTCGAGCGGAGGAACAATTTAACGACTCAGAGAGGGACCAGGGAGCTCCACGACCTCTTGAATTCGGGCTTTTACGAGACCTCCCATTCAATCTACAGGGTTTATCCTCAACTGATTTACAGTTCATGTCAGCTTCAACGCTCAAGCTACCCCCAACATTACCTCTTCCAATGGTATCCATTCTGAATACACTAGCAGAACCATGTCTCCTATATCGAGGTCTTTCCGCTTTTGTTGAAGGCAGTGGTGGGGGGCTCGTCAGCCAGAGCCTGCGGGCAGCTCTTTCGAATGAACTCCGCTCTTATCTAGGCTTGGTAGCGACGCTCGAGGGCGAGATTCGTCGGGCACTGGCTGCTCCCGAAGAATCTGGTGCTTCCAAAAGTGGTGTAACGTTGAAACGATGTGTTGTCTGGACCAGAGATGCGACCATGGCCCTGCGTTTGATGAGCTTGATCGTGGAGGAGGCTCAGA GCAAAAAAGGGGGCCAATTAATATCCTTAATCCATGGATTTTCAACATCACACGGGGATCCCTTCGTGTGTAACTTCGCGGAGAAACTCCTTGCGCACGTGACGAGGCCTTTTTACGATATGTTGCGCCTCTGGATTTACGATGGCGAGTTATCAGACCCGTATCAGGAATTCTTCGTGGTCGAACCCGAATCCAGGCCAAGCACAGATCCACGCCGCATTGCAACCAGTGTCTGGGAAGATAAATATAAGCTCGAAGATGACATGGTGCCCTCAATTATTACGCAGGATTTTGCTAAGAAAGTTTTCCTTATTGGGAAATCCTTAAACTTCATCCGGTATGGGTGTGGTGATTCTGGATGGGTCGAGGCATACTCGAAGGAAGCGTCCAAGGAGCTGCGCTACGGGGACACAGCCAGCCTTGAAACCTCAATCGATGAGGCTTATAAGACTACAATGGCACGGTTAATTCATCTTATGGACGACAAGTTCAAACTCTTTGATCATCTCCACGCCCTGAAGAAATATTTGCTACTAGGTCAAGGTGATTTCATCGCGCTTCTAATGGAATCACTGGCCTCGAACCTCGATCGTCCTGCCAATTCACAATACCGGCACACGCTGACTGCCCAGTTGGAGCATGCTATACGTGCTTCCAATGCACAGTACGACTCTCAAGATGTTCTTCGGCGTCTGGATGCACGCATGTTAGAGCTCAGCCATGGCGAAATTGGATGGGATTGTTTTACTCTTGAATACAAGATTGATGCTCCTGTGGATGTTGTGATCACGCCGTGGGGTTCTACTCAGTATCTCAAAGTCTTCAATTTTCTCTGGCGCGTGAAGCGCGTCGAGTTCTCCTTAGGTAGCACATGGCGACGATGCATGACTGGTGCCAGAGGTGTTTTGGGAAGTGTTGATGACAAAGTTGGCGCCGACTGGAAGCGCGCAAGATGTGTCATCGCCGAGATGATTCATTTCATCTGCCAGTTACAATACTACATCCTTTTCGAGGTCATCGAGTCCAGTTGGGATCAATTGCAGGCGTCTATTTCAAAGCCAGGATGTACGCTTGATGACCTTATTGAGGCTCACACCAAATACCTCAACTCTATCACGCACAAGGGCCTCCTAGGTTCCTCAAGTTCTTCAAAAGCCAGCTCCACAGGCAAGCCGGAAGAAGGTTTCCTTGCCCAACTACATCATATTTTGAAGATAATGCTCGCATATAAGGACGCAGTTGATGGGCTATATTCGTTTTCCGTCGCAGAATTTACTCGACGACAAGAACTAAGCGCAAAAATCGAGACACGCACTGCGCAAGGACAGTGGGGAGTCTCAGAGCGTgatctcctctcctcccgACATAGTCAAGCGCACAGGGTCGCttccgcatcctcatcattcTCCTACACGCCGAACCTCGGAACGGCGACTGATGAAGTCGCCACACCCTCGTCTCTTGCAAACCACGATCTCTCCACGGACGACCACATGCTTCCATCGCTCCGTACTCGACTCCGTGACTTATCAGTAGAGTTCCGCTCCCGTCTAAACGTTCTTCTAGGCGATCTCGCATACCAACCAGATGTGGATATGCGATTCTTAGGTGTGGTCATGAACTTTAACGAAGTCTATGAGCCGGTCCGGCGGCGCAGAGGAACAGGCGCCAGCGCCCGAGATAAAGAGCGAGCGAGACGGAAAGCACCACCGTCTGGGGTGGCCTCTGAGGCTCAGTCACAGCAAAGAGATGCcaaaagggaaagaaaagatgCAAGCGGGTAA
- a CDS encoding uncharacterized protein (COG:S;~EggNog:ENOG410PPJP;~TransMembrane:1 (o421-446i)), giving the protein MQPNHYDLLGQAQDDARAASGRVTRDAPQSRSGAPMRSEGESFLMNPSVYLASCLSIACCATVSESNIHTIYVIITIITMYSLQHYIDSWIEVSSQPSSSSLSSAATTDDIITTGLRVQQTGPGHYHRRSRRRRLQRLAAVTTAQVEYSSHEPSSSQDEYEESESESDRVLTSSNEDIPRPAPVNPSLSHTSAAPTASDAIPSSDEDDSSTALGMRTSSSPFVPQPNVFSHPPASSEGPSWTTPSEARRSRPISDVSTSSRRTAIRRNSQASIRSSQRPSNQQHSPYNVISPSHHADHDAALRASLSTLLSCAAAARGLPKSESQPAPSGPPRAQPASFRLVSESVAMGEGANEENSASDVEMRTAPRSKRPQQPVMQCSPRGASSTRAKRRSSASKDRGSSHSAAKKSRRSGNTEPSSAVMTWVLSAGVVVLFSAISFSAGYVFGRESGKLEASMGVGSVLGESGTPGSRASAACGQEAVRGGLKRFRWSPGSTGSGVIA; this is encoded by the coding sequence ATGCAACCGAACCACTATGACCTTCTGGGTCAGGCGCAGGACGACGCCAGAGCTGCTTCTGGCCGAGTGACGCGAGATGCGCCTCAGTCACGTTCTGGCGCGCCCATGAGATCAGAAGGTGAGTCGTTTCTTATGAATCCATCTGTATATCTTGCATCTTGTTTGTCTATTGCCTGTTGTGCCACAGTTTCAGAATCCAATATACATACTATCTATGTTATCATCACTATTATTACCATGTACTCACTCCAGCATTATATAGACTCGTGGATCGAAGTATCATCTCAgccttcctcctcgtcgttgtcCTCAGCCGCAACCACTGATGACATAATTACCACCGGCCTTCGTGTCCAGCAAACGGGCCCTGGTCATTATCAtcgccgaagccgccgccgacgtCTCCAGCGGCTTGCAGCTGTCACTACCGCGCAGGTCGAGTACTCATCGCAcgaacccagcagcagccaggatgAATACGAAGAGAGTGAAAGTGAATCGGACCGCGTTCTGACCAGTTCGAATGAAGACattcctcgtccagcccCGGTTAACCCCTCTCTATCCCACACCAGTGCGGCACCCACTGCGTCAGATGCGATTCCTTccagcgatgaggatgatagTTCAACGGCGCTCGGTATGCGTACAAGTTCATCTCCATTTGTTCCTCAGCCCAATGTATTTTCCCATCCTCCCGCTTCTTCTGAAGGCCCCTCCTGGACCACGCCTTCCGAAGCTCGCCGTTCAAGACCTATTAGCGATGTTTCTACCTCTAGTCGTCGGACCGCTATACGAAGAAATTCTCAGGCTAGCATTCGCTCATCTCAACGACCGTCGAACCAGCAGCACAGCCCGTACAACGTCATCTCCCCGTCACACCATGCAGACCATGACGCTGCGTTGCGCGCTAGTCTTTCGACGCTGCTTTCTTGTGCTGCCGCCGCCCGAGGTCTTCCGAAATCAGAATCGCAACCGGCACCGTCTGGACCTCCTAGGGCTCAACCAGCCTCATTCAGATTGGTATCTGAATCTGTGGCTATGGGAGAAGGGGCCAACGAAGAAAACTCGGCATCAGATGTCGAAATGCGTACTGCACCTCGCTCAAAGCGGCCCCAACAACCTGTAATGCAGTGCTCACCGCGGGGAGCTTCCTCCACTCGCGCGAAGCGCCGGTCGAGTGCTTCGAAAGACCGCGGTTCTAGCCACTCTGCTGCTAAAAAGAGTCGCCGGTCGGGTAATACAGAACCATCTTCCGCGGTGATGACGTGGGTTCTAAGTGCTGGCGTTGTGGTGCTTTTCTCCGCGATCAGCTTCTCCGCCGGGTATGTTTTTGGTAGGGAGTCTGGGAAGCTGGAGGCGAGCATGGGCGTGGGATCCGTCCTAGGAGAATCTGGCACCCCGGGCAGCAGAGCATCAGCAGCCTGTGGTCAAGAAGCGGTCCGAGGTGGTCTAAAGCGTTTCCGATGGAGCCCTGGCTCCACTGGATCTGGGGTAATTGCCTAA
- a CDS encoding putative nucleolin protein Nsr1 (COG:K;~EggNog:ENOG410QDZZ;~InterPro:IPR000504,IPR034276,IPR012677,IPR035979;~PFAM:PF00076;~go_function: GO:0003676 - nucleic acid binding [Evidence IEA]), producing MSKTKSVTKKGSEKPAAKALSKVKDAGVTKAAQSPKAKSKQIARDLAGKEEKSKRKKKEPTPSSSSESESESESSSSESESEEEKPAKKEVKKPAKKEVKKPAKKEAESSSSSESESDSSDEEMKDASSSESEEEEKPAKPVKAEPKAAKKAESSESSSEESDSDSESSEEEKAPKAKAAAESSGSEESDSDSEEEAPAKAKKADAKASESDDSGSDSSEGSSDSDSDSSESESEDSEKPKDSKKRKAEEEASPVSKKTKTEEGASANLFVGNLSWNVTEDWLHQEFESFGELSARIMTERETGRSRGFGYVEFTNAADAAKAYEAMKEAEIDNRKINLDYATGRPANKDQGDRAQNRARSFGDQASPESDTLFVGNLPFSANEDSVHEVFGGQGTVLGIRLPTDMESGRPKGFGYVQYSSVDEARQAYNDLQGAEIDGRPVRLDFSTPRTNNGGDRGGRGGGRGGFGGRGGGRGGPRGGGGRGGRGGFGGRGGGGPPNRARGGIPEFKGTKMTF from the coding sequence ATGTCGAAAACCAAGTCCGTTACCAAGAAGGGCTCTGAGAAGCCTGCTGCCAAGGCCTTGagcaaggtcaaggatgCCGGTGTCACCAAGGCTGCTCAGTCTCCCAAGGCTAAGAGCAAGCAAATCGCGCGCGACCTTGCTGGCAAGGAGGAAAAGTCcaagcgcaagaagaaggagcctactcccagcagcagctctgagtctgagtccGAGTCTGAGTCCTCTAGCTCCGAAagtgagagtgaggaggagaagcccgcCAAGAAGGAAGTGAAGAAGCCCGCTAAGAAGGAAGTCAAGAAGCCTGCTAAGAAGGAAGCCgaatcttcctcatcctccgagTCGGAGTCCGACTCcagcgacgaggagatgaaggacgcttccagcagcgagagcgaggaggaggagaagccggCTAAGCCAGTCAAGGCTGAGCCTAAGGCTGCTAAGAAGGCCGAGTCGAGCGAGTCATCATCAGAGGAATCCGATTCCGACTCCGAGTCttccgaggaagagaaggcccCTaaggccaaggccgccgCGGAGTCTAGCGGCAGTGAAGAGTCCGACTCTGAtagcgaagaagaggcccCCGccaaggccaagaaggccgaCGCAAAGGCTTCTGAGTCTGATGATTCGGGCTCTGACAGCTCCGAAGGCTCTTcggactctgactctgatagttccgagtccgagtctgaGGATAgcgagaagcccaaggactccaagaagcgcaaggccgaggaagaggcatCCCCTGTTTCCAAGAAAACTAAAACTGAGGAGGGTGCGTCAGCTAACCTTTTCGTTGGCAACCTCTCCTGGAATGTCACCGAGGACTGGCTTCACCAAGAATTCGAAAGCTTCGGTGAGCTCTCCGCGCGCATCATGACTGAGCGCGAAACCGGCCGCTCCCGCGGATTCGGTTACGTCGAATTCACCAacgccgccgatgccgccaAGGCCTACGAAGCCATGAAGGAGGCCGAAATCGATAACCGCAAGATCAACCTCGACTATGCTACCGGACGTCCCGCCAACAAGGACCAGGGGGATCGCGCTCAGAACCGTGCTCGATCTTTCGGTGACCAAGCTAGCCCTGAAAGCGACACTTTGTTCGTGGGCAACCTGCCGTTCAGTGCCAACGAGGACTCTGTGCACGAGGTCTTCGGTGGTCAGGGAACCGTCCTGGGCATTCGTCTACCTACCGACATGGAATCCGGCCGGCCAAAGGGTTTCGGTTACGTCCAATACTCGTCTGTGGATGAAGCTCGCCAGGCTTACAATGACCTCCAAGGCGCTGAGATCGACGGTCGCCCAGTCCGCCTAGACTTCAGCACCCCCCGTACTAACAATGGAGGTGACCGTGGTGGTCGTGGAGGCGGTCGTGGAGGCTTTGGTGGCCGcggtggtggtcgtggagGCCCtcgtggcggtggtggccgtggcggtCGTGGAGGCTTTGGTGGacgcggcggcggaggtccTCCCAACCGCGCGCGTGGTGGTATTCCTGAGTTCAAGGGCACCAAGATGACCTTCTAA